The genome window CGCGATAGGCGTAGTTATTTGTCAGTTCGGTCCTATCGATCAGCAGTGCGCCTAATTCCACCTCACTATTGCTCACGATAAAAATCGGATAGTCAGAAAAGCCGCGTTTGCGGATCTGATAAGACGCTTCTTTGAGCTGATCCGCCACTTTGATAAAGTCCTGCGATATATAACCCATCAGTTTCTGGTTCAACTCAGGTGAGTTGGCGTCGTCCATCAGGGCATTTTCATTACTATTATTAATCATGATTATTTTAAATTAAAAAATCGGCCGACGTCTTACATTCTGGCTGCCAGCAGCAATGTTAAATCTTTATAGCGCATGTTAAAACTCCTTGCGATATGTGAATTTGTCAATGTTCCTTTGTGACAATACACTCCTTTCATAAACCAACGATTGGCATAAATCATTTCCTCGATGCCGCCAATTGTGCCTGTTTGCAATAAAAACGGCAAAAATACATTGCTAAGCGCCGTGCTGGCCGTATGCGCCACACGTGAAGGAATGTTGGGCACGCAGTAATGAATCACATCATTATATTTGAATGTCGGGTGCTTGTGCGTGGTCATGCGGGAAGTTTCGAAAGACCCGCCCTGGTCAATGCTGACGTCAATGATAACGGAGCCTGGCTTCATCTGGGAAACCATTTCTTTGGTAACGACCAATGGGCTGATCCCGTTCTCAGCGCGCATCGTGCCTATGACAACATCAGCGCGGGCGATGGCCTCCGCTAATGTGTCCGAGTCAATGATGGATGTATAAAGGTTTTGGCCTATCGCGTATTTTAACCTTTGTAACCTATATATATGCTTGTCAAAAACCTTGATATCCGCGCCTACGCTAATGGCGGCGCGGGTGGCATATTCCGCAACTGTTCCGGCTCCCAGGATCACGATTTTAGTTGGCGGAACGCCTGTAATACCACCCAGAATGATGCCTCTTCCACCATTAGGCGTGGATAAATATTCAGCAGCGATCAGCAAAACGGTGCTTCCGGCGATCTCGCCCATCGCCCTGATGATGGGCTTCCCTCCTACTTTATCTTCAATGAGCTCGTAACCGATCCCTGTTATTTTCAGCTCATTCAGCTTCTCAAAATATTTCTTTTCCAGCGTTGGCAGGTTCATTGCCGAAATCAATGTTGTCCCTGCTTTGATATAACGGAACTCTTCTTCCACCAGCGGCTCCACTTTCAGGATCACATTGGCCTGATAAACTTCCTTGGCACTTTGCACGATCACCGCCCCGGCTTCGCTGTACTCGTGGTCGGAGAGGTTTCCGCCTTTTCCTGCATCCTTTTCAACCCACACTTCATGTCCGTTTCGAACGAGGATTTTTACTGCGTCGGGAGTCAATGCGATCCGGTTTTCCTGCAAAGAAACTTCACGCGGCAAGCCAATATGCAGCGAATTCTGATCCTTGCGCACCGCCACCAGGGATTCCTGCGGATACAACGCCGACTGCTTGGCAAGCTCTTCGAAACCGGTAATCTGAGGTTGTGCCATTGAAAAAAGTGAATGTGAAACGAATTGATTATGACCTCTATACCTGGGTTGCCTTTAACATTCTCACGCCATTTTCATCCGCTTCCATATGGATCAGCAGATAATGCAATGGCCATAAGGATTCAATTTTCCCCGGCCATTCGACAAAGCAGAAATGCCCGGAATCGAAATATTCCTCCACGCCCATATCAAGCGCTTCGACTTCATCCTTAATCCTGTAAAAATCAAAATGATACACCAATTTATCACCGGCGTCATATTCGTTGACCAGTGAAAATGTAGGGCTTTGAACGTGTGAGCGAACGCCCAGCTTTTTGCAGAGCGCTTTGATGAGGGTTGTCTTGCCGGCGCCCATATGGCCCTCGAAAAGCCATACGGGAATGTCTTTGCCAATATGCAGCAGATCAGCAGAGACCGTTTCCAGTTCTTCCAACTCACTAAATTGCATAACGGCAGACTCTCCAAACATGCTACAAAAATACACATTTTGGAAAAACTCGTGACATTAAATCATGGAGTGTTGTGTTAAACCTTCCACTCGGCCTTCATGTCGCGGCCCAGAAGTTGGTTTGCCTCCTTGTCTTTTTTAAATTCTTCCTTTTTTGGATTCCAGGTTAATGAACGTTGCAGGCGATACGCGATGTTCCCAATATTGCAGACAGAAGCGGTCCTATGCCCCACTTCCACATCACAGATCGGCGGCTTCCGCGTGCGGATCGCATTCAGAAAATCTTTATAATGGTTATCACTGACGTAGACTTTTGAATTTTCACTGGTAAAGGTCTTCTCTTTTAATGTTTCGGGCGTGGTGCGCAGCTCTCCTCTTGCTACAAAAACCTCACCGTCTGTTCCTACGAAATGACAATGTTGCTTGCCTTCCATCGGCCGGTGGATCACTTCGGCGCCGTTGGCATATTTGTAGACCAATCCTTTTGTAGGCTCTGAATAGACAAGCTCCACCGGCCCGCTGTTATCCATGCCCAATCCCCATTGCGCGATGTCAAACATATGTGCGCCCCAGTCGGTCATGCCGCCGCCGCCAAATTCAATGTAATCACGCCATTTGGGCCAGAATGTGGCTGTCATGACGGGTGCCAGTTCATTGTTATAAGGCCGGTTCATGGCATTGGGGCCCATCCAGAGATCCCAGTTCAGGCCATCGGGTTTTGTTTCTTCTTTTAAATCCCATGCTTTCGGCGGTCCGCCTACATTGACGAAAACCTGCTTCACTTTGCCAATGGCGCCACTTTGCACCAATTGCACAGCCTGCGTAAATTCCTTGGCCGATCGCTGCATGCTTCCTGTCTGGAAAACGCGATTATGCTTGCGGGTTGCATCCACCATAGCACGTCCTTCTCTGACAGTGAGCGATAACGGTTTTTCGCAATAAATATCTTTCCCTGCCTCGGCAGCCCGCACCGCCATAGACGCATGCCAGTGATCCGGCGCTGCAATTACCACAGCATCAATGTCTTTACGGGCAAGCAACTCGCGAAAATCTTCAATTCCGATAGCTGACTTATAATTGCTTTGAGCCGCTTTCTCAGCATACCATTTATTTACATTGGTCACAAATGCTTCACGCTTAACCGCATACACATCCGAAGCAGCAACAATCTGCGTTTCCATCGTGTCCAGAAAACGATTCCTTAAACCGCCGCTCTGCCGACCGCAGCCGATAAATCCTAATGCAATTTTATCGCTCGGCGCCAGATATCCTTTCCCCAAAACATGCCTTGGAACGATCATGAATGATGATAGCACCGCCCCTGCTTTTAGAAAGTCCCTGCGATTCAAAGAATTGATTTCCATATCAGTTAGAAGTTGAGTTCTGATATTTCAAAGAAAAAAGAAGAAATTTCTACTAACCAATCTCATTGATTGAAATCAATAGCAAATTCAATTTATCAATATTTTCAATCGCTTTTTTTAAATCCGTTGATTGAAATCAACGGCGAGATTTTTCAATATTCTATCGCCTTTGATTTTTAAACCACTTCCTTTTAAATCCGTTGATTGAAATCAACGGCGAATCTTTCAATCATTCCCGTCGATTTTAATCGACGGAAAATACTCGACACAGAAAATTGATTATCATCTAGTAAAAAACAACTTTCCAAAACTTATGATCATTACGTTTTCATTCGAAAATTAAATTCAAACCTCATGTCCCAACACATTTCCCGTCGCGATTTTCTCATCAATAGTGCTTTAGCTGGTGCAATTGCTCCTGTCATTGCGGACAATGCTTTTGCGGCAAAGGCTGATTCAGCAGCAGAAGTCCCTAAAATCAACATTTTTTCCAAACACCTGCACTTCCTGAATTATAGCGATATGGCGGATGCCGCCAAGGAACTCGGCTTCGATGGCATTGACCTCACGGTGCGCCCGAAAGGACATGTTTTGCCTGAGAATGTGGAAAATGACTTACCAAAAGCTGCGGAAGCGATGAAAAAGGCTGGTTTTACGCCCTTAATGTTCTGCACAGCCGTGGAAGATGCAACCAACCCGGTTGACAAAAAATTGCTGGAAACGGCTTCTAAGCTGGGTTTCAAATATTACCGCATGAATTGGTATAAATACAACGAACAGCAAACCATTCCGCAACTTCTGGATCAGTATAAGGATAAAATGGCTGGGTTAAGCCAGTTAAATAACCAGCTTGGGCTTGTGGGTTGCTATCAAAACCACGCGGGCAGGCTGGTAGGCGCGAGCATGTTTGAGATCTGGGAAATTCTGCAAAAAGCCGATCCTAAAAGCATGGGTGCACAATATGACATCCGCCACGCCACATTGGAAGGTGGTCTTTCATGGCAAACGGGCTTCAATCTCATCAGGCCGAGCATTAAGACCATTGTTTTAAAAGATTTTATGTGGGAAAAAACCAATGGCAAATGGGGACCCAAAAGCGTCCCGCTCGGAGAAGGCATGGTGGATTTCAAAACCTATTTCAAACTACTGAAAGACAATAAAGTAGACGTTCCGATCTGCCTGCATCTGGAATATCCTCTGGGCGGTGCAGATCAGGGCGCGGATAAAATTACGGTGGATAAAAAGATCGTTTTCGATGCCATGCGACGGGATTTGAAAAGAGCAAAAGAACTTTGGCAGGAAGCATGAACAGCCCGTCATTATGAAACGCCTGATCTTGTTTTCGCTGATTTTCGTGGCTGTTACCGGCTTCGCAATTGCTCCCTATTTAAATGATACGGACTGGCCGGAATACAACGGAAACGGCGAAAGAAGTCATTATTCTGCGCTTAATCAGATCACAAAGGATAATGTTTCTGAGCTGAAAGTTGCTTGGACATATGCCTCCGGCGGAGCGGATACAGCGCGAAACCGCAGTCAGATGCAATGCAATCCCATCATTATTAACGGCATTCTTTATGGCGTTTCTGCATCTATCCAGGCTTTTGCGGTTGACGCGGCGACGGGCAAAGAAATTTGGAAAAGCGATTTGCCGGATGTTGCGGGAACATTGAGCCGTGGTGTAACTTACTGGTCTGATAATCAAAGTAAACGCATCTTTTTTGGCGCTGCAAACTGGCTTTACGCACTTGATGCAAACACCGGAAGGCTCATTGATTCGTTCGGTGATCACGGCAAAGTCAATCTTAAAACAGGCATTGAACGCCCTGGCTCTGATGATTTTATATCATCCAGCACACCTAATACCATTTATAAAAATCTGATCATTGTCGGCGGCAGGGTTGCCGAGAACGAAACGGCACTTTTGGGCGACGTGCGAGCTTATAATACCGTCACGGGTAAGCTCGTCTGGACATTCCATACCATTCCGGACAAAGGTGAATTTGGCTACAACACGTGGTTGGCGCAGCCGGCAAGACAGCAATTCGGTGGCGCCAATGCCTGGGCAGGAATGGCCATTGACCGGAAACGCGGCATCGTTTATATTCCAACCGGTTCGGCAGCTTTTGATTTCTGGGGCGGCAACAGGCCCGGCGATAACTTGTTCGCTAATTGCCTCATCGCGCTCGATGCCGCAACAGGCAGGCGACTCTGGCATTACCAGCTCGTCCACCACGACATTTGGGACCGCGATCCGCCGTGTCCGCCTAATCTGGTAACGCTGAACATTAACGGAAAACAAGTCGACGCCGTTGTGCAGATCACTAAGCAGGGTTACATCTTTGTTTTCGACCGCGTAACGGGCAAACCATTGTTTCCTATCAAAGAAACGGCCTTTCCAACGGATGCTATGGAAGGCGAAAAACCCAGCAAAACACAGCCCATTCCTACCTTACCGCTGCCGTTTACGCGGCAAACATTCAGTGCCAAAGACTTTAATTCATTTGTCGCAGACCGCGATTCCTTGGAAGGATTGTTAAAAAAAGCACGCTTCGGAACGGCTTACATTCCGATCACCGGCGATATGACTATTTTTTATCCAGGAACAGATGGCGGCGCGCAGTGGGGCGGCGCGGCGACTGATCAGGATGGGATCATGTACATTCCGGCAAAGGAAATTCCGGTTTACACGACATTGAAGAAAAAGGAAGTGCTGAGTGAAAAGGCCGTTAACGGCAGCAAACTTTATCAATTAAATTGCGCTGCCTGTCACGGAGCTGATAAAACTGGAAACCACGACGGTTCTTATCCTTCACTCGTGAATGTTGAAAAGCGGTTATCCCGAGAACACATCACAGCCATTTTACAAAAGGGAAAAGGAATGATGCCTTCGTTTTCGCACATTTCGGATGCAGAAAAAAATTTGATCATTGATTTTTTACAAAACAAAAATACGGAACAAAAGACCATCAGCACCAACACCGGGCAGGTTCCTTACCATAATACGGGCTATAATCGTTGGTATGATAAGAATGGCTATCCCGTAAGTCAGCCGCCATGGGGAACGCTTACCGCCGTGGATCTCAATACAGGCCAACGCCGCTGGCAGGTGCCGCTAGGAGAATACAAAGCATTGACAAACAAAGGAATTCCACCAACCGGAACAGATAATTACGGCGGTCCGCTCGTCACATCGAGCGGCCTGATCTTCATCGCCGCCAGCCGCGACGAAAAGATCAGAGCATTCGACAAAGCAACCGGAAAAATCCTCTGGACTGCCACATTACCCGCCGCCGGCTACGCCTCAGCCAGCACCTATTCAGTGAAAGGCAAACAATTCCTCGTCATAGCCTGCGGAGGCGGTAAGCTGAATACGAGGTCGGGCGATCAATATGTAGCGTTTGCATTGCCATAAACCTGGCTCTTGCCCATTTCCCTTCAAAAGTTACCTTTGTTATTATTGTCTAAAAATAAAATTATGGCTTCACGAATTCTTAATGTTGGGTTGATTGGCTTTGGGTTGTCCGGGCGTTACTTTCATTCCCCTTTTCTTAGCACCAATCCGAATTTCAAGATCAAGACCGTTGTCGAAAGAAGTAAGAACGAGGCGCAGGAATTCGATCCGAACATTGGCAATGCGCGGTCTGTTGAGGAGCTTTTGAGCGACGAATCCATTGATCTTGTCTTCATATGCACGCCTAATGATACGCATTTCCCTTACGCAATGGACGCTTTGGAAAATGGCAAACATGTGGTGATCGAAAAGCCATTTGCGGCAACGGAGGAAGAAGCACGCCAGCTCGTTGCGGTGGCCAAAGAGAAAGGATTGATCCTGACGGCTTACCAAAACCGCCGCTGGGATTCGGATTTCTTAACCATTAAAAAACTGATTGCAGAAGATAAATTAGGCGACATTGTTGAGTATGAATGTCGCTACGACCGTTTCCGCCCGGTTGTTCCGACCGAATCCTGGAAAGAGAAAAGCGTTCCGGTGGGTGGCAACCTTTATAACCTGGGACCGCATTTGATTGATCAGGCTTTGGTGCTGTTCGGTGAGCCGCTGACAGTAACGGCCGAAATCCGTTCGGTAAGGCCTAACAGCGAGATTGATGATTACTTTGACGTGCGGCTGGGCTATGCGGATAAGCTGGTGATCGTAAAATCGAGCCTCATGGTTTATGAAAATTTCCTGCGCTATAACCTGCACGGGACGAAAGGATCATTCATCAAAGGCGGCCTGGACCCGCAGGAAGAGACATTAAGGAAGAATATTTTACCTACGGAAACACCGTGGGGCGTTGAGCCGGAAAATCGCTGGGGAAAATTATCCAGCGAAGCGTTTACAGGCATCATCGAAAGTGAAGCGGGTGATTATGCGCCGTTTTATCAGAATGTGTATGACGCGATCGTAAACGGCGCGGAGCTGGCTGTGAAACCAGAAGAAATCCTACGCACAACGCGCGTGATCGACCTGGCTTTCCAAAGCAGCCGCGAGAAGCAGGTGATGACTTATTAATGTTTGATTTGGATTAAAAAAAACGAAAGGCTGTCACATTTCTGTGGCAGCCTTTTTTGCAGGAAGGTCCGTTGAGTTATTTAACAACTGCTGTTACCAGACGTTTTGTTTCCGTTGCGATTACGAATGGCTTTGCAGAAGTTTCACCACCGTTGTTCACGATGAAGCTGTAATTTCCGTCAGCAAGGTTCGATAGATCGAAGATTTTTGAGTAGTTCTCAGATTTTGGAAGAACTGTGCTGTAAACGATGTCTCCGTTGAAATCTTTGATAACCAATGAAGATCTTTCTTTCACGCTGTCAAGCGTAAGTTTGAATTTCAATTCGCTGTTTGAAACCAGTTCAATAGAAGCGTTATTTTCTTTGTTTTTGTCTGCGGCGATGGTAAGATTAGCAGCTGATACTCCCAACAGAACTGCGATCGTCAAAATTGTCTTTTTCATGTTTCTAATGTTAATGTTTTGATTGAGTTTACTTTTGTACTTTTCAGATATTAAACCAACTCTATATTCCAATTCAATCTCAAACTTCCGTTGCACCGATATGCTGTGCTGTTTGATGATGTAAATGTAGATAACATTATGAATAGAATGCAAGAAGCAAATATTCAGTTGGTTAAAGTTCTTTTCGTTGTTATCTAATCTTATTAGAATAATCCTATGTTTATGGCAAAAGTGCAACAAGTAGTTTAAAATTTGATGGACGCTAAGATGACGCTAAGCGCAACCATTTTTGCACTTTTTTAATAATAACCATTCATAAAGAATTGCGGTTAACAAACACATAATATACCGCCGGATTTAAAGTATTTTCGTTTGCTATCCGTCTGCACTGTTAATACCAATTTTCAATCTTCACTTTGTCGGAGAAAAGGCCAAATATCATTCAAACCGTTGCGTCTTATAGT of Dyadobacter chenhuakuii contains these proteins:
- a CDS encoding alanine dehydrogenase; amino-acid sequence: MAQPQITGFEELAKQSALYPQESLVAVRKDQNSLHIGLPREVSLQENRIALTPDAVKILVRNGHEVWVEKDAGKGGNLSDHEYSEAGAVIVQSAKEVYQANVILKVEPLVEEEFRYIKAGTTLISAMNLPTLEKKYFEKLNELKITGIGYELIEDKVGGKPIIRAMGEIAGSTVLLIAAEYLSTPNGGRGIILGGITGVPPTKIVILGAGTVAEYATRAAISVGADIKVFDKHIYRLQRLKYAIGQNLYTSIIDSDTLAEAIARADVVIGTMRAENGISPLVVTKEMVSQMKPGSVIIDVSIDQGGSFETSRMTTHKHPTFKYNDVIHYCVPNIPSRVAHTASTALSNVFLPFLLQTGTIGGIEEMIYANRWFMKGVYCHKGTLTNSHIARSFNMRYKDLTLLLAARM
- the tsaE gene encoding tRNA (adenosine(37)-N6)-threonylcarbamoyltransferase complex ATPase subunit type 1 TsaE, producing MFGESAVMQFSELEELETVSADLLHIGKDIPVWLFEGHMGAGKTTLIKALCKKLGVRSHVQSPTFSLVNEYDAGDKLVYHFDFYRIKDEVEALDMGVEEYFDSGHFCFVEWPGKIESLWPLHYLLIHMEADENGVRMLKATQV
- a CDS encoding Gfo/Idh/MocA family protein; the encoded protein is MEINSLNRRDFLKAGAVLSSFMIVPRHVLGKGYLAPSDKIALGFIGCGRQSGGLRNRFLDTMETQIVAASDVYAVKREAFVTNVNKWYAEKAAQSNYKSAIGIEDFRELLARKDIDAVVIAAPDHWHASMAVRAAEAGKDIYCEKPLSLTVREGRAMVDATRKHNRVFQTGSMQRSAKEFTQAVQLVQSGAIGKVKQVFVNVGGPPKAWDLKEETKPDGLNWDLWMGPNAMNRPYNNELAPVMTATFWPKWRDYIEFGGGGMTDWGAHMFDIAQWGLGMDNSGPVELVYSEPTKGLVYKYANGAEVIHRPMEGKQHCHFVGTDGEVFVARGELRTTPETLKEKTFTSENSKVYVSDNHYKDFLNAIRTRKPPICDVEVGHRTASVCNIGNIAYRLQRSLTWNPKKEEFKKDKEANQLLGRDMKAEWKV
- a CDS encoding sugar phosphate isomerase/epimerase family protein, with protein sequence MSQHISRRDFLINSALAGAIAPVIADNAFAAKADSAAEVPKINIFSKHLHFLNYSDMADAAKELGFDGIDLTVRPKGHVLPENVENDLPKAAEAMKKAGFTPLMFCTAVEDATNPVDKKLLETASKLGFKYYRMNWYKYNEQQTIPQLLDQYKDKMAGLSQLNNQLGLVGCYQNHAGRLVGASMFEIWEILQKADPKSMGAQYDIRHATLEGGLSWQTGFNLIRPSIKTIVLKDFMWEKTNGKWGPKSVPLGEGMVDFKTYFKLLKDNKVDVPICLHLEYPLGGADQGADKITVDKKIVFDAMRRDLKRAKELWQEA
- a CDS encoding pyrroloquinoline quinone-dependent dehydrogenase; the protein is MKRLILFSLIFVAVTGFAIAPYLNDTDWPEYNGNGERSHYSALNQITKDNVSELKVAWTYASGGADTARNRSQMQCNPIIINGILYGVSASIQAFAVDAATGKEIWKSDLPDVAGTLSRGVTYWSDNQSKRIFFGAANWLYALDANTGRLIDSFGDHGKVNLKTGIERPGSDDFISSSTPNTIYKNLIIVGGRVAENETALLGDVRAYNTVTGKLVWTFHTIPDKGEFGYNTWLAQPARQQFGGANAWAGMAIDRKRGIVYIPTGSAAFDFWGGNRPGDNLFANCLIALDAATGRRLWHYQLVHHDIWDRDPPCPPNLVTLNINGKQVDAVVQITKQGYIFVFDRVTGKPLFPIKETAFPTDAMEGEKPSKTQPIPTLPLPFTRQTFSAKDFNSFVADRDSLEGLLKKARFGTAYIPITGDMTIFYPGTDGGAQWGGAATDQDGIMYIPAKEIPVYTTLKKKEVLSEKAVNGSKLYQLNCAACHGADKTGNHDGSYPSLVNVEKRLSREHITAILQKGKGMMPSFSHISDAEKNLIIDFLQNKNTEQKTISTNTGQVPYHNTGYNRWYDKNGYPVSQPPWGTLTAVDLNTGQRRWQVPLGEYKALTNKGIPPTGTDNYGGPLVTSSGLIFIAASRDEKIRAFDKATGKILWTATLPAAGYASASTYSVKGKQFLVIACGGGKLNTRSGDQYVAFALP
- a CDS encoding Gfo/Idh/MocA family oxidoreductase is translated as MASRILNVGLIGFGLSGRYFHSPFLSTNPNFKIKTVVERSKNEAQEFDPNIGNARSVEELLSDESIDLVFICTPNDTHFPYAMDALENGKHVVIEKPFAATEEEARQLVAVAKEKGLILTAYQNRRWDSDFLTIKKLIAEDKLGDIVEYECRYDRFRPVVPTESWKEKSVPVGGNLYNLGPHLIDQALVLFGEPLTVTAEIRSVRPNSEIDDYFDVRLGYADKLVIVKSSLMVYENFLRYNLHGTKGSFIKGGLDPQEETLRKNILPTETPWGVEPENRWGKLSSEAFTGIIESEAGDYAPFYQNVYDAIVNGAELAVKPEEILRTTRVIDLAFQSSREKQVMTY